Proteins encoded within one genomic window of Streptomyces taklimakanensis:
- the typA gene encoding translational GTPase TypA produces the protein MPTRHDIRNVAIVAHVDHGKTTLVDAMLKQAGAFAAHQLDQVDDRVMDSNDLEREKGITILAKNTAVKYHPKGGGDPITINIIDTPGHADFGGEVERGLSMVDAVVLLVDASEGPLPQTRFVLRKALQARLPVILCINKTDRPDARIDEVVNEAYDLFLDLDADEEQIEFPIVYACARDGVASLTKPADGTVPADSDSLEPFFSTLLEHVPAPSYEEGAPLQAHVTNLDADNFLGRIALLRVAQGELRKGQTVAWMKRDGSVRSVRVTELLMTEALTRKPAEKAGPGDICAVAGIPDIMIGETLADPENPVALPLITVDEPAISMTIGTNTSPLVGRGGTGKGAEAKAAVKDRKVTARQVKDRLDRELIGNVSLRVLDTERPDAWEVQGRGELALAILVETMRREGYELTVGKPQVVTKEVDGKVHEPVERLTIDVPEEHMGAVTQLMGTRKGRMDNMSNHGSGWVRLEFVVPSRGLIGFRTEFLTQTRGTGIAHSIHEGHEPWFGELKTRNNGSLVADRSGTVTAFAMINLQERGVLFVEPGTEVYEGMIVGENSRSDDMDVNITKEKKLTNMRSSTADVAESIVPPRKLSLEQSLEFCRDDECVEVTPEAVRIRKVVLDQKERARAASRAKHA, from the coding sequence CCAAGAACACCGCGGTCAAGTACCACCCCAAGGGTGGCGGCGACCCCATCACGATCAACATCATCGACACCCCGGGCCACGCCGACTTCGGCGGCGAGGTCGAGCGCGGCCTGTCGATGGTCGACGCGGTCGTGCTGCTCGTCGACGCCTCCGAGGGCCCGCTGCCGCAGACCCGCTTCGTGCTGCGCAAGGCGCTCCAGGCCCGGTTGCCGGTCATCCTGTGCATCAACAAGACCGACCGGCCCGACGCCCGCATCGACGAGGTCGTCAACGAGGCCTACGACCTCTTCCTGGACCTGGACGCGGACGAGGAGCAGATCGAGTTCCCGATCGTCTACGCCTGCGCCCGCGACGGCGTGGCCTCGCTCACCAAGCCGGCCGACGGCACCGTCCCGGCCGACAGCGACAGCCTGGAGCCGTTCTTCTCCACGCTGCTGGAGCACGTCCCGGCCCCGTCCTACGAGGAGGGCGCCCCGCTCCAGGCGCACGTCACCAACCTGGACGCCGACAACTTCCTCGGTCGGATCGCCCTGCTGCGCGTCGCCCAGGGCGAGCTGCGCAAGGGCCAGACGGTGGCCTGGATGAAGCGCGACGGTTCGGTCCGGAGCGTGCGCGTCACCGAACTGCTGATGACCGAGGCGCTGACCCGCAAGCCGGCCGAGAAGGCGGGGCCGGGTGACATCTGCGCCGTCGCCGGCATCCCGGACATCATGATCGGCGAGACGCTGGCCGACCCGGAGAACCCGGTCGCGCTGCCGCTGATCACCGTCGACGAGCCGGCGATCTCCATGACCATCGGCACCAACACCTCGCCGCTGGTCGGCCGGGGCGGGACCGGCAAGGGCGCGGAGGCCAAGGCGGCGGTGAAGGACCGCAAGGTCACCGCACGCCAGGTCAAGGACCGTCTGGACCGCGAGCTGATCGGCAACGTCTCGCTGCGCGTGCTGGACACCGAGCGCCCCGACGCCTGGGAGGTGCAGGGCCGCGGCGAGCTGGCGCTGGCCATCCTGGTCGAGACGATGCGCCGGGAGGGCTACGAGCTGACCGTCGGCAAGCCGCAGGTGGTCACGAAGGAGGTCGACGGCAAGGTCCACGAGCCCGTCGAGCGCCTCACCATCGACGTGCCCGAGGAACACATGGGTGCCGTCACCCAGCTCATGGGCACCCGCAAGGGGCGCATGGACAACATGTCCAACCACGGTTCGGGCTGGGTGCGCCTGGAGTTCGTGGTGCCCTCCCGCGGTCTGATCGGCTTCCGCACGGAGTTCCTGACGCAGACCCGCGGCACCGGCATCGCCCACTCCATCCACGAGGGCCACGAGCCGTGGTTCGGCGAGCTGAAGACCCGCAACAACGGCTCGCTCGTCGCGGACCGCTCGGGGACGGTCACCGCCTTCGCGATGATCAACCTCCAGGAGCGCGGCGTGCTCTTCGTGGAGCCGGGCACCGAGGTGTACGAGGGCATGATCGTCGGTGAGAACTCGCGCTCCGACGACATGGACGTGAACATCACCAAGGAGAAGAAGCTCACCAACATGCGGTCCTCGACCGCCGACGTGGCCGAATCCATCGTCCCGCCGCGCAAGCTCTCGCTGGAACAGTCCCTGGAGTTCTGCCGCGACGACGAGTGCGTGGAGGTCACTCCGGAGGCCGTGCGCATCCGCAAGGTCGTCCTGGACCAGAAGGAGCGCGCCCGCGCCGCCTCCCGGGCCAAGCACGCCTGA
- a CDS encoding peptide ABC transporter substrate-binding protein yields the protein MRGAKSAKWVASAIAVTLAATACSSGSDGGGDEGANGGAISMDIAEPKRLIPATTTESSGNQVLSALFTPLVEFDENNKPVMAAAESIESTDNKVWTIKLKDATFHDGTPVKAENYVKAWNWGAYGPNAADGNYFFGTIEGYEDLNPQDPDGEEGPKKAPEPKAKELSGLKAVDDKTIEVTLSDPFSGFPSLLGYTVFYPMPDSAFEDVEKYEEAPIGQGPFKMKGEWKHDQLVSVTAYEDYKLGDKPKIEAIDFKIYQDQNTAYNDLLAGNLDVLRTIPTEVMGTAKSDLGDRFKTSPASTFQFLAYPMYEEAYEDKRVRKAISMAIDRDEIIDVVFQGSQDSARSFVSPVVNGYREDTCGEACKFDPAAAKKLLQEAGGFKGDKIQLGYNADGGHKQWIDATCDQIRKNLGVECVGTPIPKFAELLTQVENEQFSGAFRMGWIMDYPSMENYLGPLYSTGGSSNYYGFSNKEFDKLVAEGRSAETEEEAIAKWQQAEDILAEEMPVIPLRFGKNVFGHSESVKNVDIDLYNNVVLDQIEKA from the coding sequence ATGCGCGGTGCCAAGAGCGCCAAGTGGGTCGCGAGCGCGATAGCCGTGACCCTGGCTGCGACCGCCTGCAGCAGCGGCAGCGACGGCGGGGGCGACGAAGGCGCCAACGGCGGCGCGATCAGCATGGACATCGCGGAGCCGAAGCGTCTGATTCCGGCCACCACGACCGAGAGCTCCGGCAACCAGGTGCTGTCGGCGCTGTTCACCCCGCTCGTCGAGTTCGACGAGAACAACAAGCCGGTCATGGCGGCGGCCGAGTCGATCGAGAGCACCGACAACAAGGTGTGGACGATCAAGCTCAAGGACGCCACGTTCCACGACGGCACGCCCGTCAAGGCCGAGAACTACGTGAAGGCGTGGAACTGGGGCGCCTACGGCCCGAACGCCGCGGACGGGAACTACTTCTTCGGGACCATCGAGGGTTACGAGGACCTGAACCCGCAGGACCCGGACGGCGAGGAGGGCCCGAAGAAGGCCCCCGAGCCCAAGGCCAAGGAGCTCAGCGGCCTCAAGGCCGTCGACGACAAGACCATCGAGGTCACCCTCTCGGATCCGTTCTCCGGATTCCCCTCGCTGCTCGGCTACACGGTCTTCTACCCGATGCCGGACTCCGCGTTCGAGGACGTCGAGAAGTACGAGGAAGCCCCGATCGGCCAGGGCCCCTTCAAGATGAAGGGCGAGTGGAAGCACGACCAGCTGGTCTCCGTCACCGCGTACGAGGACTACAAGCTGGGCGACAAGCCGAAGATCGAGGCCATCGACTTCAAGATCTACCAGGACCAGAACACCGCGTACAACGACCTGCTCGCGGGCAACCTGGACGTCCTGCGCACGATCCCGACCGAGGTCATGGGCACCGCCAAGAGCGACCTCGGCGACCGGTTCAAGACCTCGCCGGCCTCCACCTTCCAGTTCCTGGCCTACCCCATGTACGAGGAGGCCTACGAGGACAAGCGGGTCCGCAAGGCGATCTCCATGGCCATCGACCGTGACGAGATCATCGACGTCGTCTTCCAGGGCTCCCAGGACTCGGCGCGCTCCTTCGTCTCGCCGGTCGTCAACGGCTACCGCGAGGACACCTGCGGCGAGGCCTGCAAGTTCGACCCGGCGGCCGCCAAGAAGCTCCTGCAGGAGGCCGGCGGCTTCAAGGGCGACAAGATCCAGCTCGGCTACAACGCCGACGGCGGTCACAAGCAGTGGATCGACGCCACCTGCGACCAGATCCGCAAGAACCTCGGCGTCGAGTGCGTCGGCACCCCGATCCCGAAGTTCGCCGAGCTGCTGACCCAGGTCGAGAACGAGCAGTTCTCCGGCGCGTTCCGGATGGGCTGGATCATGGACTACCCGTCCATGGAGAACTACCTCGGCCCGCTGTACAGCACCGGTGGTTCGTCGAACTACTACGGCTTCAGCAACAAGGAGTTCGACAAGCTGGTCGCCGAGGGCCGCTCCGCGGAGACCGAGGAAGAGGCCATCGCCAAGTGGCAGCAGGCCGAGGACATCCTGGCCGAGGAGATGCCGGTCATCCCGCTCCGCTTCGGCAAGAACGTCTTCGGTCACTCGGAGTCCGTGAAGAACGTGGACATCGACCTCTACAACAACGTCGTCCTGGACCAGATCGAGAAGGCCTGA
- a CDS encoding ABC transporter permease: protein MGRYVARRLLQMIPVFIGTTAIIFALTLAIGGDPVQNLYGERPVPDSVRIALTQQYHLDEPWYVQYGYYLSGLVQGDFGQSLAGRPIADMILESWPHTVRLALIALIVEATIGIAAGLMAGLKRGSFVDNLVLLSTLSVISIPIFVIGNFAQIFIGVKWGLLPVANVIDGWQSYLMPGIVLGSVSLAYIARLTRASVAENLRTDYVRTAKAKGLPQSRIFSVHVLRNSLIPVVTYLGVDIGTLMGGAMVTERIFNVPGVGFNVFKATQIEDGPVLVGFVSMLVLVYLFASLLVDLLYAVLDPRIRYV from the coding sequence ATGGGCCGGTACGTCGCCAGGCGACTACTGCAGATGATCCCGGTGTTCATCGGGACCACAGCCATCATCTTCGCGCTCACCCTCGCGATCGGCGGAGATCCCGTCCAGAATCTCTACGGTGAGCGCCCCGTTCCGGACAGCGTCCGGATCGCGCTGACCCAGCAGTACCATCTGGACGAGCCCTGGTACGTGCAGTACGGGTACTACCTCTCCGGGCTGGTCCAGGGGGACTTCGGTCAGAGCCTCGCGGGCCGCCCGATCGCGGACATGATCCTGGAGTCGTGGCCGCACACCGTGAGGCTCGCCCTGATCGCGCTGATCGTCGAGGCGACCATCGGCATCGCCGCCGGCCTCATGGCGGGACTGAAGCGCGGCAGCTTCGTGGACAACCTCGTCCTGCTGTCCACCCTCTCCGTGATCTCCATCCCGATCTTCGTCATCGGCAACTTCGCCCAGATCTTCATCGGTGTGAAGTGGGGGCTCCTGCCGGTCGCGAACGTCATCGACGGATGGCAGAGCTATCTGATGCCCGGCATCGTCCTCGGCTCGGTCTCCCTGGCCTACATCGCCCGGCTCACCCGGGCCTCCGTGGCGGAGAACCTGAGGACCGACTACGTCCGCACCGCGAAGGCCAAGGGCCTGCCGCAGTCGCGGATCTTCAGCGTGCACGTCCTGCGCAACTCGCTCATCCCGGTGGTGACCTACCTGGGCGTCGACATCGGCACGCTGATGGGCGGAGCCATGGTCACCGAACGCATCTTCAACGTGCCCGGCGTCGGCTTCAACGTCTTCAAGGCCACACAGATCGAGGACGGGCCGGTACTGGTCGGTTTCGTCTCCATGCTGGTGCTGGTGTACCTCTTCGCCAGCCTGTTGGTGGACCTGCTCTACGCCGTGCTCGACCCGAGGATTCGCTATGTCTGA
- a CDS encoding ABC transporter permease produces the protein MSDTSAPTMPAATDVPPSKGGGDNGGTGNDAKSRSLMQDAVRDLVRRPVFIVSAGVILFLCVIAAFPGLFTDVDPRACSLSRSLQGPSADAWFGYDARGCDVYARAIHGTRTSIVVGVLATVGSALIGGLFGTLAGYLGGWMDSVISRGIDIFLGLPFLVGAIVILNAFRNPDTGARVGGIWGVLAALTILGWMSMARVMRSSVIQTKQADYVAAARSLGASTSRMVLRHILPNAVTPLIVVATIGLGVIISAEATLSFLGVGVQPPTISWGVMVSESLGRVREALHPLLFPAAFVSVTVLAFIMLGDAVRDALDPKLR, from the coding sequence ATGTCTGACACCAGTGCTCCCACCATGCCAGCGGCCACCGACGTCCCGCCGTCCAAGGGCGGCGGTGACAACGGCGGCACCGGCAACGACGCCAAGTCCCGCAGCCTGATGCAGGACGCCGTACGGGACCTGGTGCGGCGGCCGGTCTTCATCGTCTCGGCCGGTGTCATCCTGTTCCTGTGCGTGATAGCCGCCTTCCCGGGACTGTTCACGGACGTCGACCCGCGGGCCTGCTCGCTCTCGCGTTCCCTGCAGGGGCCGAGCGCCGACGCCTGGTTCGGCTACGACGCACGGGGCTGCGACGTCTACGCCAGGGCCATCCACGGGACGCGGACCTCCATCGTGGTCGGTGTCCTCGCCACCGTGGGGTCCGCCCTCATCGGCGGCCTGTTCGGCACCCTCGCCGGTTACCTGGGCGGCTGGATGGACTCGGTCATCTCCCGGGGCATCGACATCTTCCTGGGCCTGCCCTTCCTGGTCGGCGCCATCGTCATCCTGAACGCCTTCCGCAACCCCGACACGGGGGCTCGCGTCGGCGGCATCTGGGGCGTCCTCGCGGCCCTGACCATCCTCGGCTGGATGAGCATGGCCCGTGTCATGCGGTCCTCGGTCATCCAGACCAAGCAGGCCGACTACGTGGCGGCCGCCCGCTCGCTCGGCGCCTCGACGAGCCGCATGGTGCTCCGGCACATCCTGCCCAACGCCGTCACGCCGCTCATCGTGGTGGCCACCATCGGCCTCGGCGTGATCATCTCGGCGGAGGCCACGCTGAGCTTCCTCGGCGTGGGCGTCCAGCCCCCGACGATCTCCTGGGGCGTGATGGTGAGCGAGTCCCTCGGACGCGTGCGCGAGGCACTGCACCCGCTGCTCTTCCCGGCGGCGTTCGTCAGTGTCACGGTGTTGGCGTTCATCATGCTCGGCGACGCGGTGCGCGACGCCCTCGATCCCAAGCTGCGCTGA
- a CDS encoding oligopeptide/dipeptide ABC transporter ATP-binding protein, with product MITVDKTADASRSQDPSGAPLLEVRDLHVEFAGRDGAVRAVNGVNYDVRAGETLAVLGESGSGKSVTAQAVMGILDMPPGRIPKGEILFHGQDMLRMSEEERRRIRGARIAMIFQDALSSLNPVLSVGFQLGEMFRVHQGLSRKDAKAKAVELMDRVKIPAARARVNDYPHQFSGGMRQRIMIAMALALEPELIIADEPTTALDVTVQAQVMDLLAELQREYHMGLILITHDLGVVADVADKIAVMYAGRIVETAPVHELYKRPAHPYTRGLLDSIPRLDSKGRELYAIKGLPPNMAEVPPGCAFNPRCPRAREVCRTDTPPLYQVTEPDGTELTGRASACHFWKETIHG from the coding sequence GTGATTACTGTGGACAAGACCGCGGATGCTTCCCGGTCGCAGGACCCGTCGGGTGCTCCGTTGTTGGAGGTCCGTGATCTGCATGTGGAGTTCGCGGGTCGGGATGGTGCGGTGCGTGCCGTCAACGGGGTGAACTATGACGTGCGGGCCGGTGAGACGCTGGCGGTGTTGGGGGAGTCGGGGTCGGGGAAGTCGGTGACCGCGCAGGCGGTGATGGGGATTCTCGACATGCCGCCGGGGCGGATTCCGAAGGGGGAGATCCTCTTCCACGGGCAGGACATGTTGCGGATGTCCGAGGAGGAGCGGCGCAGGATTCGGGGTGCCCGGATCGCGATGATCTTCCAGGATGCTCTGTCGTCGTTGAATCCCGTGTTGAGTGTGGGGTTTCAGCTGGGGGAGATGTTCCGGGTTCATCAGGGGCTTTCGCGGAAGGATGCGAAGGCGAAGGCCGTGGAGCTGATGGATCGGGTGAAGATTCCGGCGGCGCGGGCGCGGGTGAACGATTATCCGCATCAGTTCTCCGGTGGTATGCGTCAGCGGATCATGATTGCGATGGCGTTGGCGTTGGAGCCCGAGTTGATCATCGCGGACGAGCCGACGACGGCGTTGGACGTGACGGTGCAGGCTCAGGTGATGGATCTGCTGGCGGAGTTGCAGCGCGAGTATCACATGGGTCTGATTTTGATCACTCATGATCTGGGTGTGGTGGCCGATGTGGCGGACAAGATCGCGGTGATGTATGCGGGGCGGATCGTGGAGACCGCTCCGGTGCACGAGTTGTACAAGCGGCCGGCGCATCCGTATACGCGGGGTCTGTTGGATTCCATTCCGCGGTTGGACAGCAAGGGTCGGGAGTTGTACGCGATCAAGGGGTTGCCGCCGAACATGGCGGAGGTGCCGCCGGGGTGTGCGTTCAATCCGCGGTGTCCTCGGGCGCGTGAGGTGTGTCGGACCGACACCCCGCCCCTGTACCAGGTCACCGAGCCGGACGGCACGGAGCTGACCGGCCGGGCCAGCGCCTGCCACTTCTGGAAGGAGACCATCCATGGCTGA
- a CDS encoding ABC transporter ATP-binding protein, with protein MAEPRKNDEAVVDSVSSGRAAGSAGTDADVATAVVERPAKRGEPILEVRDLVKHFPLTQGILFRRQVGAVRAVDGVSFALRQGETLGIVGESGCGKSTVAKLLMNLERPTSGQILYKGEDITRLSGRALKAVRRNIQMVFQDPYTSLNPRMTVGDIVGEPFEIHPEVAPKGDRRRRVQELLDVVGLNPEYINRYPHQFSGGQRQRIGIARGLALNPEVIICDEPVSALDVSVQAQVVNLMERLQDEFDLSYIFIAHDLSVVRHISDRVGVMYLGKMAEVGSDVEIYDHPTHPYTQALLSAVPQPDPELRDRRERIILTGDVPSPADPPSGCRFRTRCWKAQERCAQEVPLLAVPERFAGQDTPAAHPSACHFAEERDVVHAA; from the coding sequence ATGGCTGAGCCCAGGAAGAACGACGAGGCCGTGGTGGACAGCGTCTCCTCCGGCCGCGCGGCGGGTTCCGCCGGGACGGACGCCGACGTGGCGACGGCCGTCGTGGAGCGGCCCGCCAAGCGTGGTGAGCCGATTCTCGAGGTGCGGGATCTGGTGAAGCACTTTCCGTTGACGCAGGGGATCCTGTTTCGGCGGCAGGTGGGCGCGGTGCGGGCGGTGGACGGTGTGTCGTTCGCGTTGCGTCAGGGTGAGACGTTGGGGATCGTCGGCGAGTCGGGGTGCGGCAAGTCGACGGTGGCGAAGTTGTTGATGAATCTGGAGCGGCCGACCTCGGGGCAGATCCTGTACAAGGGTGAGGACATCACCCGGCTGTCGGGTCGGGCGTTGAAGGCGGTGCGGCGGAACATTCAGATGGTGTTCCAGGATCCGTATACGTCGCTCAATCCGCGGATGACGGTGGGGGACATCGTCGGGGAGCCGTTCGAGATCCATCCGGAGGTGGCGCCGAAGGGGGATCGGCGGCGTCGGGTTCAGGAGCTGCTGGATGTGGTGGGTCTGAATCCGGAGTACATCAACCGGTATCCGCATCAGTTCTCCGGTGGTCAGCGGCAGCGGATCGGGATCGCGCGGGGTCTGGCGTTGAATCCGGAGGTGATCATCTGTGACGAGCCGGTGTCGGCGTTGGACGTGTCGGTGCAGGCGCAGGTGGTGAACCTGATGGAGCGGTTGCAGGACGAGTTCGATCTGTCGTACATCTTCATCGCGCACGATCTGTCGGTGGTGCGGCACATCTCGGACCGGGTGGGGGTGATGTACCTGGGGAAGATGGCCGAGGTGGGGTCGGATGTGGAGATCTATGATCATCCGACGCATCCGTACACGCAGGCGTTGTTGTCGGCGGTGCCGCAGCCGGATCCGGAGTTGCGGGATCGGCGGGAGCGGATCATCTTGACCGGGGACGTGCCCTCGCCGGCGGATCCGCCGTCGGGGTGTCGGTTCCGTACCCGGTGTTGGAAGGCGCAGGAGCGGTGTGCGCAGGAGGTGCCCCTGTTGGCGGTGCCCGAGCGGTTCGCGGGGCAGGACACGCCCGCCGCCCATCCCTCCGCCTGCCACTTCGCCGAGGAACGGGACGTGGTGCACGCGGCCTGA
- a CDS encoding peptide ABC transporter substrate-binding protein yields the protein MRTASRLTGAVAVVAALAAVATACGSGATGRGETGVVRASWGDPQHPLEPANTNEVQGGKVLDMIFRGLKRYDPRTGRAVNAVAESITTEDQRNFTVRIADGWEFSDGTPVTAESFVDAWNYGALVTNNQVNSYFFQYIEGYEDVHPAAEDARPTAETMSGLAVKDDHTFTVRLNQKFSQWPETLGYNAYAPLPESFFTDRETWLAKPVGNGPYKVDSYTKGQSMRLSRNENYSGTDKARNEGVELRVYTDTNTAYTDLQAGNLDVADDIPASQLKNAERDLDGRYVNQPAGIIQTLTFPLYRREWQGEDGRRIRQGISMAIDREEITERIYHGTRIPAGDLTSPVLGAEGGHSRDLCGRTCTYDPERARKLIEEAGGLPGGSITLTSNVDTGSHRQWMEAVCNSINNVLDDNGACRIRPVGTFADYRKDIAADEMTGMFRAGWQMDYPLIQNFLQPLYYTNASSNDSGYSSEEFDALMDRANAAERSQAVELFREAEKVVLRDLPAVPLWYQNGTAGYSDRVKGVRLNPFSVPVFTDIEVV from the coding sequence ATGCGCACAGCCTCGCGCCTCACCGGGGCCGTGGCGGTCGTGGCCGCGCTCGCCGCGGTGGCCACGGCCTGCGGCAGCGGAGCGACGGGACGCGGTGAGACCGGAGTGGTCCGCGCCTCGTGGGGAGACCCGCAGCACCCCCTGGAACCCGCCAACACCAACGAGGTGCAGGGCGGCAAGGTCCTGGACATGATCTTCCGGGGGCTCAAGCGCTACGACCCGAGGACCGGCCGGGCGGTGAACGCCGTGGCCGAGTCGATCACCACCGAGGACCAGCGGAACTTCACGGTCAGGATCGCGGACGGCTGGGAGTTCAGCGACGGGACGCCGGTGACGGCCGAGTCCTTCGTGGACGCCTGGAACTACGGTGCCCTGGTCACCAACAACCAGGTCAACTCGTACTTCTTCCAGTACATCGAGGGCTACGAGGACGTCCACCCCGCCGCCGAGGACGCCAGGCCGACGGCCGAGACCATGTCCGGCCTGGCGGTGAAGGACGACCACACCTTCACGGTGCGGCTCAACCAGAAGTTCTCGCAGTGGCCGGAGACCCTCGGTTACAACGCCTACGCGCCGCTGCCCGAGTCGTTCTTCACCGACCGCGAGACGTGGCTGGCCAAGCCGGTGGGCAACGGCCCCTACAAGGTCGACTCGTACACCAAGGGCCAGAGCATGAGGCTCTCCAGGAACGAGAACTACAGCGGTACGGACAAGGCCCGCAACGAGGGCGTCGAGCTACGGGTCTACACCGACACCAACACCGCCTACACCGACCTCCAGGCGGGCAACCTCGACGTCGCCGACGACATCCCCGCCTCCCAGTTGAAGAACGCCGAGCGCGACCTGGACGGCCGCTACGTCAACCAGCCCGCCGGCATCATCCAGACCCTCACCTTCCCCCTCTACCGGCGGGAGTGGCAGGGCGAGGACGGACGCAGGATCCGCCAGGGCATCTCCATGGCGATCGACCGCGAGGAGATCACCGAGCGGATCTACCACGGCACCCGCATCCCGGCCGGCGACCTCACCTCTCCCGTGCTCGGCGCCGAGGGGGGCCACAGCCGGGATCTGTGCGGACGGACGTGCACCTACGACCCCGAGCGGGCCAGGAAGCTGATCGAGGAGGCCGGCGGCCTGCCGGGCGGGAGCATCACCCTCACCTCCAACGTCGACACCGGATCGCACCGGCAGTGGATGGAGGCGGTCTGCAACAGCATCAACAACGTCCTGGACGACAACGGAGCCTGCCGCATCCGGCCGGTCGGCACCTTCGCGGACTACCGCAAGGACATCGCGGCCGACGAGATGACCGGGATGTTCCGGGCCGGCTGGCAGATGGACTACCCGCTGATCCAGAACTTCCTCCAGCCCCTGTACTACACGAACGCCTCCTCCAACGACTCCGGCTACAGCAGCGAGGAGTTCGACGCGCTGATGGACCGGGCCAACGCGGCCGAGCGTTCCCAGGCCGTGGAGCTCTTCCGCGAGGCGGAGAAGGTCGTGCTCCGCGACCTGCCCGCCGTTCCCCTGTGGTACCAGAACGGCACCGCGGGCTACTCGGACCGGGTGAAGGGCGTCCGGCTCAACCCCTTCTCGGTCCCGGTCTTCACCGACATCGAGGTCGTCTGA
- a CDS encoding ABC transporter permease subunit: MGRYVIRRLLQMVPVFAGTTLLIFVMVYALGDPVAGLFGDRAPDPATAARLRAEFDLDKPLWQQYLLYLGKIFTGDFGTAFNGRPVAELMATAFPATVRLMLVALVIETVVGVVLGVVAGLRRGRGIDTSVLLLTLLVISVPTFVTGATLQFLLGVKWPLVSPAVSGEARFGELLLPGIVLALVSLAYIARLTRTSVAENTRADHVRTAVAKGLPRRRVITHHLLRNSLIPVVTFLGADIGSLMAGALVTERIFNIQGVGYHLYQGVLRQNSPTVVGFVTILVLVFLAANLLVDLLYAVLDPRIRYA, translated from the coding sequence GTGGGGCGCTACGTCATCCGCCGGCTGCTCCAGATGGTCCCGGTGTTCGCCGGGACGACCCTCCTGATCTTCGTGATGGTGTACGCGCTGGGCGACCCGGTCGCCGGACTCTTCGGGGACCGGGCGCCCGACCCGGCCACCGCCGCCCGGCTGCGCGCCGAGTTCGACCTCGACAAACCGCTGTGGCAGCAGTACCTGCTCTACCTGGGCAAGATCTTCACCGGTGACTTCGGCACCGCCTTCAACGGCCGGCCCGTCGCCGAACTGATGGCCACCGCTTTCCCCGCCACCGTGCGGCTGATGTTGGTCGCGCTCGTCATCGAGACGGTGGTCGGCGTCGTGCTCGGGGTGGTCGCCGGACTGCGGCGCGGTCGCGGCATCGACACCTCGGTGCTGCTGCTGACCCTGTTGGTGATCTCCGTCCCGACCTTCGTCACCGGTGCCACCCTCCAGTTCCTGCTGGGGGTGAAGTGGCCGCTGGTCAGCCCGGCGGTCAGCGGGGAGGCCCGCTTCGGCGAACTGCTGCTGCCCGGCATCGTCCTCGCCCTGGTCTCCCTGGCCTACATCGCCCGGCTCACCCGCACCTCGGTGGCCGAGAACACGCGGGCCGACCACGTCCGCACGGCGGTGGCCAAGGGACTGCCGCGGCGCCGGGTGATCACCCACCACCTGCTGCGGAACTCGCTGATCCCCGTGGTGACCTTCCTCGGCGCCGACATCGGCAGCCTGATGGCGGGGGCCCTGGTCACCGAGCGGATCTTCAACATCCAGGGCGTCGGCTACCACCTGTACCAGGGCGTCCTGCGGCAGAACTCCCCGACCGTGGTCGGCTTCGTCACGATCCTCGTCCTGGTCTTCCTGGCGGCCAACCTGCTCGTCGACCTCCTCTACGCCGTGCTCGACCCGAGGATCCGCTATGCCTGA